A single region of the Rhodospirillales bacterium genome encodes:
- a CDS encoding site-specific DNA-methyltransferase translates to MSSQKNKKSPEKLKKNSILQGDCIDILKSLPRGSIDTVFADPPYNLQLQGDLHRPNNSKVDAVDDHWDQFASLQAYDDFTREWLGAAREALHDDGSIWVIGSYHNIFRLGTILQDLGYWILNDIIWRKSNPMPNFRGKRFTNAHETLIWAARSQNSKYCFNYDSMKALNEDLQMRSDWFIPLCTGHERLKNEHNEKLHPTQKPESLLQRVILSSTRPGDVILDPFFGTGTTGAVAKKLGRNWIGIEREDAYIKGARKRIDAVEPCAEEDVKLENKREQMRIPFGWLLEHGYLEPGARLTNAKGNLIAKVHADGSVIVTGKGPAGNHRGSIHKVGAAVQNAPSCNGWTFWHVEEAGRSVPIDTLRQRLRSQIEGQAARQGAATTLQ, encoded by the coding sequence ATGTCGAGTCAAAAAAATAAAAAATCCCCAGAAAAATTAAAGAAAAATTCCATCCTTCAAGGGGATTGTATCGACATTTTGAAATCTCTCCCCCGGGGATCTATCGACACCGTTTTCGCCGATCCCCCCTATAACCTGCAGCTTCAGGGGGACCTGCACCGCCCGAACAATTCCAAAGTCGATGCCGTGGACGATCACTGGGACCAGTTCGCCTCCCTGCAGGCTTATGACGACTTTACCAGAGAATGGCTCGGCGCGGCGCGGGAGGCGCTTCACGATGACGGCAGCATCTGGGTCATCGGCTCTTATCATAACATTTTCCGTCTTGGCACAATTTTGCAGGATCTGGGATACTGGATTCTAAACGATATCATCTGGCGCAAATCCAACCCCATGCCGAATTTCCGGGGCAAGCGATTCACGAATGCCCATGAAACCCTTATCTGGGCCGCAAGGTCCCAAAACAGCAAATACTGCTTTAACTACGATTCCATGAAAGCGCTGAATGAAGACCTTCAGATGCGCTCGGACTGGTTCATTCCCCTTTGCACAGGGCATGAACGCCTGAAAAACGAACACAACGAAAAACTGCACCCCACCCAAAAGCCGGAGAGCCTGTTGCAGCGGGTTATCCTCTCTTCCACCAGGCCCGGCGATGTCATACTGGACCCCTTCTTCGGCACGGGAACCACGGGGGCTGTGGCCAAAAAGCTGGGACGGAACTGGATAGGGATCGAACGCGAAGACGCCTATATCAAAGGCGCCCGAAAGCGGATTGACGCCGTGGAGCCCTGCGCGGAAGAAGATGTTAAACTTGAAAATAAACGCGAGCAAATGCGCATTCCTTTCGGCTGGCTTCTGGAGCACGGCTATCTGGAGCCGGGCGCCAGGCTCACCAATGCCAAAGGCAATTTAATCGCGAAGGTTCATGCGGACGGCAGCGTTATCGTGACAGGCAAAGGTCCTGCCGGCAACCATCGCGGTTCCATTCACAAGGTCGGCGCGGCCGTCCAGAACGCCCCCTCCTGTAACGGCTGGACTTTCTGGCACGTTGAAGAAGCGGGCCGGAGCGTTCCGATCGACACGTTGCGCCAGCGCCTGCGTAGCCAGATCGAAGGGCAGGCTGCAAGGCAGGGCGCTGCGACGACCCTTCAGTAA
- a CDS encoding ribonuclease HII has protein sequence MLIMTNCQVFICGIDEVGRGPLAGPLLSACAFIPPETLDHPVWAHVTDSKKLTRKKRESLFDDIAANCLFGIAEASAEEIDALNIHHATLLAMKRAFEAMTQPHPPSPIGRGKAPVKSEALSREGEGLKILIDGKFIPPGLPCPAEAVVKGDSKVLEIAAASILAKVTRDRIMEKLHNDFPAYGWCRNAGYGTAEHLDAIAQNGITIHHRKSFAPCAGQRLAA, from the coding sequence ATGTTAATTATGACAAATTGTCAAGTTTTTATATGCGGTATAGATGAAGTCGGACGCGGGCCGCTCGCCGGGCCGCTCCTGTCGGCTTGCGCCTTTATCCCGCCTGAAACGCTGGATCATCCGGTCTGGGCCCATGTCACGGACAGCAAAAAGCTCACCCGTAAAAAGCGCGAAAGCCTGTTCGACGATATTGCCGCGAACTGCCTTTTCGGCATCGCAGAGGCGTCCGCCGAAGAAATTGACGCCCTGAACATCCATCACGCGACCCTGCTGGCCATGAAAAGGGCGTTTGAGGCCATGACGCAACCTCATCCTCCCTCACCCATAGGGAGAGGGAAGGCCCCGGTGAAAAGTGAAGCTTTAAGCCGGGAGGGTGAGGGGTTGAAAATCCTCATCGACGGAAAATTTATTCCCCCCGGACTTCCCTGCCCCGCAGAAGCGGTTGTCAAAGGCGATTCAAAAGTCCTTGAAATCGCCGCGGCCTCCATCCTGGCCAAAGTGACGCGGGACCGGATCATGGAAAAGCTCCACAATGACTTTCCCGCCTATGGCTGGTGCCGCAATGCCGGCTACGGCACGGCAGAGCATCTGGACGCCATTGCACAAAACGGCATTACGATTCATCACCGCAAAAGCTTCGCGCCCTGTGCCGGGCAACGCCTTGCCGCGTAA
- the pepN gene encoding aminopeptidase N, whose translation MKTDTPKTIYLKDYTPPLYTVSHVDLRFEIFDGKTVVHAKTQIVKNHEGSEPLFLNGEDQKFLSARLDGADISPEITEKGLNLPCPDARDFTLEITSEIYPETNTALEGLYQSGGNYCTQCEAEGFRRITYFPDRPDVLATFSVRIEADKTACPVLLSNGNLTEEGDMAEGRHYAVFEDPTPKPCYLFALVAGDLEHVHDIFKTKSGMDVDLYIYVRKGDEDQCAHAMTSLKKSMKWDEDVYGREYQYSRFNIVAVSDFNMGAMENTSLNIFNTALVLAHPETATDLDFLRVESVIGHEYFHNWTGNRVTCRDWFQLSLKEGLTVFRDQEFSADMNSRAVARIDDVIHLRSLQFPEDAGPLAHPVRPDNYMEINNFYTMTVYEKGAEVIRMFHTLLGPETYRKATDLYFDRHDGQAVTCDDWARCMEEASGLDLSAFRLWYSQAGTPEVTAKGVYDGDKKTYCLTLSQTIPDTPGQTHKRPMHIPVATGLIGPNGGDLIETQVLDLKEKEQSFTFENIGAKPVPSILRGFSAPVKLTTDISDEDLRFLMVHDTDGFNRWESGQTYALRVLTQMIAQDAKDVPDSYIGSFGDLIDHALDPESDKALMARFLSLPNISEISQQQKVIDPDAVYKARKALQAAIKRAHKPKLSRLYEDNAPDASFDISPASVGKRALRNVALGLLTATQGTGCAKLATQHYNEADNMTDRMAALSALIGNKHAPREEILKAFYERFKDHMLVIDKWFGLQASAVREDIFEQLERLRNHPDFTMKNPNRVRALYGAFAMNNPVCFHRKDGKGYDFLKEAVIQLNGINPQIAARLLTPLREWRRYTPDRQEKMQAALEEIANMPGISPNVFEIASKSLKARGS comes from the coding sequence ATGAAAACAGACACGCCCAAAACCATTTACCTGAAAGACTATACCCCGCCACTTTATACCGTATCGCATGTCGATTTGCGGTTTGAGATTTTTGACGGCAAAACGGTCGTTCACGCCAAAACGCAAATCGTCAAAAACCACGAAGGAAGCGAGCCGCTTTTCCTCAATGGCGAGGACCAGAAATTTCTGTCCGCGCGGCTGGACGGCGCAGACATCTCTCCGGAGATAACGGAGAAGGGCTTAAACCTTCCCTGCCCTGATGCGCGGGACTTTACACTGGAAATCACGAGCGAAATCTACCCGGAAACAAACACGGCGCTGGAAGGGCTGTACCAGTCCGGAGGGAATTATTGCACCCAGTGCGAAGCCGAAGGCTTCCGCCGCATTACTTACTTCCCCGACCGCCCGGACGTTTTGGCGACCTTTTCCGTGCGGATCGAGGCGGACAAAACCGCCTGCCCCGTCCTGCTGTCCAACGGGAACCTGACCGAAGAAGGGGATATGGCGGAAGGCCGTCATTATGCCGTGTTCGAGGACCCCACCCCCAAACCCTGCTATCTCTTTGCGCTTGTGGCAGGGGATCTGGAACACGTCCATGACATCTTCAAAACAAAATCCGGCATGGACGTCGATCTTTATATCTATGTGCGCAAGGGAGATGAAGACCAGTGCGCCCACGCCATGACTTCCCTGAAAAAATCCATGAAATGGGACGAAGACGTTTACGGGCGCGAATACCAGTACAGCCGCTTCAATATTGTCGCGGTAAGTGACTTCAACATGGGCGCGATGGAAAACACTTCCCTGAACATCTTCAACACCGCCCTTGTCCTTGCCCATCCCGAAACCGCAACGGATCTGGATTTTTTACGCGTCGAGAGCGTGATCGGGCACGAATATTTCCACAACTGGACGGGCAACCGTGTCACCTGCCGCGACTGGTTCCAGCTTTCCCTGAAAGAAGGCCTGACGGTCTTTCGCGATCAGGAATTTTCAGCCGACATGAACTCCCGCGCCGTGGCGCGCATTGACGACGTTATCCACTTGCGCAGCCTCCAGTTTCCCGAAGATGCGGGCCCCCTCGCCCATCCGGTGCGGCCAGACAACTATATGGAGATCAATAATTTCTACACCATGACCGTGTATGAAAAAGGCGCCGAAGTCATCCGCATGTTCCATACGCTCCTGGGGCCGGAAACTTACCGAAAAGCTACGGACCTGTATTTCGACCGCCATGACGGGCAGGCCGTCACCTGCGACGACTGGGCCAGATGCATGGAAGAAGCGTCCGGACTGGACCTGTCCGCGTTCAGGCTCTGGTATTCCCAGGCCGGAACGCCGGAAGTAACGGCAAAAGGCGTTTATGACGGGGACAAAAAAACCTATTGCCTGACCCTGTCCCAAACCATTCCCGATACGCCCGGCCAGACGCACAAGCGCCCGATGCATATCCCCGTCGCGACGGGGCTTATCGGCCCCAACGGAGGGGATTTAATCGAAACGCAGGTCCTCGACCTCAAGGAAAAAGAGCAGTCTTTCACCTTTGAAAATATCGGCGCAAAGCCTGTCCCTTCCATTTTGAGAGGATTTTCCGCGCCGGTCAAACTCACCACGGATATCAGCGATGAAGATTTACGCTTTTTGATGGTGCATGACACGGACGGGTTCAACCGCTGGGAATCCGGACAGACCTACGCCTTGCGGGTCCTGACGCAAATGATAGCGCAAGACGCCAAAGACGTGCCGGATTCTTACATCGGCAGCTTCGGCGACCTGATAGACCATGCCCTTGATCCTGAAAGCGACAAGGCGCTGATGGCGCGGTTTTTAAGCCTGCCCAACATCTCGGAAATTTCGCAGCAGCAAAAAGTGATTGATCCAGACGCTGTGTACAAGGCCCGGAAAGCGCTGCAGGCAGCCATAAAACGCGCCCACAAGCCCAAACTGTCCAGGCTTTACGAAGACAACGCCCCCGACGCTTCTTTCGATATTTCTCCCGCGTCCGTGGGAAAGCGGGCCTTGCGAAACGTGGCGCTTGGACTTCTCACGGCAACGCAAGGCACCGGCTGCGCGAAACTGGCGACGCAGCACTACAACGAGGCCGACAATATGACGGACCGGATGGCGGCCCTTTCCGCCCTTATCGGCAACAAACATGCCCCGCGGGAAGAGATTTTAAAAGCCTTCTACGAGCGGTTTAAAGATCACATGCTTGTCATCGACAAATGGTTCGGCCTTCAGGCGTCCGCCGTGCGGGAGGATATTTTCGAACAGCTTGAAAGGCTGAGGAACCATCCCGATTTCACCATGAAAAACCCCAACCGGGTGCGCGCCCTTTACGGGGCCTTTGCGATGAACAACCCGGTCTGCTTTCACCGGAAAGACGGCAAGGGCTACGATTTCCTGAAAGAGGCCGTCATACAGCTCAATGGAATAAACCCGCAAATCGCCGCACGGCTTCTCACGCCTTTGCGGGAATGGCGGCGCTACACGCCGGACCGGCAGGAAAAAATGCAGGCCGCGCTGGAGGAAATTGCAAACATGCCGGGCATTTCTCCCAATGTTTTCGAAATCGCGAGTAAAAGCCTTAAGGCGCGGGGTTCTTAA
- a CDS encoding glutamate 5-kinase: MPFRVPYRSNDVTAKTTIKESRRIVIKIGSALVTDEKSGSVRRDWLDSLAADVKGLTDRGKEIIIVSSGAIALGRKALGISYKQARASIPLEMKQAAASVGQVCLSRAYDESFDREGLKVGMILLTPRDTEERRPHLNARATLHALLDKGIIPVINENDTVSTAEIRFGDNDRLAARVAQMIDADLLIQLSTTDGLYTADPTKDSGATHIPLVETLSAAHFDMAGDAQAGISTGGMKSKLEAARLSTAAGVSMLVAKGTDLHPLRDIQKCTLFKAVGTPASARKKWIGSHLEAKGVLTIDEGAQRALLNGKSLLPAGVVSLQGNFERGDVVSIVSPEGKKMAMGLIAYNSTDARKILGKKSDEIPEILGYFIRPELIHRQDLVLQG, translated from the coding sequence ATGCCCTTTCGGGTGCCATACAGGAGCAACGACGTGACAGCAAAAACGACGATTAAAGAAAGCCGGCGCATTGTCATCAAGATTGGCTCCGCGCTGGTCACGGACGAAAAAAGCGGATCCGTCCGCCGGGACTGGCTTGATTCTCTTGCGGCGGATGTCAAAGGTCTGACAGACCGGGGCAAGGAGATTATCATCGTCTCTTCCGGCGCGATTGCTCTGGGACGAAAGGCGCTGGGCATTTCCTACAAACAGGCGCGCGCGTCCATTCCGCTGGAAATGAAACAGGCCGCGGCCTCCGTCGGGCAGGTCTGCCTTTCCCGCGCCTATGACGAAAGCTTCGACCGTGAAGGCCTCAAGGTCGGGATGATCCTCCTGACCCCCAGAGACACCGAAGAACGACGCCCCCATTTAAACGCCCGCGCCACCCTCCACGCCCTGCTGGACAAGGGGATTATTCCCGTTATCAATGAAAACGACACGGTTTCCACCGCCGAAATCCGTTTCGGGGACAATGACCGCCTGGCCGCCCGCGTCGCGCAGATGATCGACGCCGACCTGCTTATCCAGCTCTCCACCACCGACGGGCTTTATACCGCCGACCCGACAAAAGATAGCGGGGCCACCCACATCCCCCTTGTCGAAACGCTCTCCGCCGCCCATTTCGACATGGCCGGAGACGCGCAGGCGGGGATTTCCACCGGCGGAATGAAAAGCAAGCTGGAAGCCGCCCGTCTTTCGACCGCCGCCGGAGTATCCATGCTGGTGGCAAAAGGCACAGACCTCCATCCGCTGCGCGACATTCAAAAATGCACCCTTTTCAAGGCCGTCGGAACGCCCGCCAGCGCGCGGAAAAAATGGATCGGGAGCCATCTGGAAGCGAAAGGAGTCCTGACGATTGACGAAGGCGCGCAGCGCGCCCTGCTGAACGGCAAAAGCCTCCTGCCGGCAGGCGTCGTTTCCCTGCAGGGAAATTTCGAGCGCGGGGATGTCGTGAGCATTGTCTCCCCTGAAGGTAAAAAAATGGCGATGGGCCTGATCGCCTATAACAGCACGGACGCCCGAAAAATCCTCGGTAAAAAAAGTGATGAAATTCCGGAAATTCTGGGCTATTTCATCCGTCCGGAATTGATCCATCGCCAAGATTTGGTCTTGCAAGGCTGA
- the obgE gene encoding GTPase ObgE: MKFLDQAKIYVKSGDGGPGCVSFRREKYIERGGPDGGNGGRGGHVLFQAADGLNTLIDFRYTQHFRASPGQNGAGKDRSGANGADITVRVPVGTEIIDEDKKTVLFDMTDAGQSVLFLKGGDGGFGNAHYKSSTNQAPRKSTPGWPGEERAVWLRLKLIADAGLVGLPNAGKSTFLSAVSAAQPKIADYPFTTLHPGLGVVKAGDYDFVLADIPGLIEGAHEGQGLGDRFLGHVERTSVLLHLVDITQDDVAKAYQTVRHELREYGAGLEDKKEIVALSKTDALGPELSEELAREFEKETGIKPLLLSAVSGEGIKQTLYALSGAIQEQRRDSKNDD, from the coding sequence ATGAAATTTCTAGATCAGGCAAAAATCTATGTGAAAAGCGGGGACGGCGGCCCGGGCTGCGTGTCGTTCCGGCGGGAAAAATACATTGAGCGCGGCGGCCCGGACGGCGGCAACGGCGGCCGCGGCGGGCATGTCCTGTTTCAGGCCGCCGACGGGCTCAATACGCTGATTGACTTCCGCTACACACAGCATTTCCGGGCCTCTCCCGGGCAAAACGGCGCAGGCAAGGACCGCAGCGGCGCAAACGGCGCGGATATAACCGTCAGGGTGCCGGTCGGGACAGAGATTATCGACGAAGACAAAAAGACCGTCCTGTTCGATATGACAGACGCGGGCCAGAGCGTTCTTTTCCTGAAAGGCGGGGACGGCGGCTTTGGAAACGCGCATTATAAATCCTCGACCAATCAGGCGCCGCGCAAATCTACCCCCGGCTGGCCGGGAGAAGAACGCGCCGTGTGGCTGCGTCTCAAGCTCATTGCCGATGCGGGGCTGGTGGGACTGCCCAATGCCGGAAAATCGACGTTCCTTTCGGCCGTTTCGGCGGCGCAGCCCAAAATCGCGGATTATCCCTTCACCACCCTCCATCCCGGCCTGGGCGTGGTCAAAGCGGGTGATTACGACTTTGTGCTGGCGGATATTCCGGGCCTGATCGAAGGCGCGCACGAAGGACAGGGACTGGGCGACCGCTTTTTGGGGCATGTCGAGCGCACCTCCGTTTTGCTTCATCTGGTGGATATTACGCAGGACGACGTTGCAAAAGCCTACCAGACGGTGCGGCATGAATTACGCGAATATGGCGCAGGGTTGGAGGACAAAAAAGAGATTGTCGCCCTAAGCAAAACAGATGCGCTCGGGCCGGAACTTTCGGAAGAGCTTGCGCGGGAATTCGAAAAGGAAACGGGCATCAAACCCCTCCTCCTTTCCGCCGTCTCTGGCGAGGGAATAAAACAAACTCTTTATGCCCTTTCGGGTGCCATACAGGAGCAACGACGTGACAGCAAAAACGACGATTAA
- the rpmA gene encoding 50S ribosomal protein L27, producing the protein MAHKKAGGSSRNGRDSAGRRLGVKKYGGEEVLAGNIIIRQRGTKYATGRNVGLGKDHTIFALVDGKVLFSKGRGGKSMVNIVPANDMSARAAE; encoded by the coding sequence ATGGCACATAAAAAAGCAGGCGGAAGTTCAAGAAACGGTCGTGATTCGGCAGGGCGCCGTCTTGGCGTGAAAAAATACGGCGGCGAAGAAGTTCTGGCCGGCAATATTATCATCCGTCAGCGCGGCACGAAATACGCCACAGGCCGCAACGTGGGACTGGGAAAAGACCACACGATTTTTGCGCTGGTCGATGGAAAAGTCCTGTTCTCCAAAGGGCGCGGCGGAAAATCCATGGTCAATATCGTCCCGGCGAACGACATGAGCGCCCGCGCCGCCGAATAG
- the rplU gene encoding 50S ribosomal protein L21, which produces MFAVIRTGGKQYKVSKNDRIKVEKLDVKEGASVNLDDVLAVSDGKSTKVGGPAVSGAKVSAKVVEHTRGPKVTVFKKKRRQNYRRTQGHRQDLTVLEITDVKTAA; this is translated from the coding sequence ATGTTTGCAGTCATTCGCACGGGCGGAAAACAGTACAAGGTCAGCAAAAACGACCGGATTAAAGTCGAAAAACTGGACGTCAAGGAAGGCGCAAGCGTCAATCTGGACGATGTTCTGGCCGTTTCGGACGGCAAAAGCACCAAAGTCGGCGGCCCTGCCGTTTCCGGCGCAAAAGTCAGCGCAAAGGTCGTCGAGCATACGCGCGGCCCGAAAGTGACGGTTTTCAAGAAGAAACGCCGTCAAAACTACCGCCGGACGCAAGGCCACCGCCAGGACCTGACGGTTCTGGAAATCACGGACGTCAAAACGGCCGCGTAA
- a CDS encoding TerD family protein: MTELAEGQSIPLLYTAKSRERVVAGLSWDPRGKTSMMDRLKGDNQQYDLDITCFVFDEYKEYIDFVGAEAQDSMDQSGAIYHSGDDMTGEGDEEDEFITVELAGLPDDAHHIVFLVEIRSNHVFGEIPNPFVRIVDSMTHEELFKANIAEEDGKDSAAYIFARIYRDRTSKTGWSLHYIGDYPDISQIEDWGKYLTRYLA, encoded by the coding sequence ATGACAGAACTTGCCGAAGGCCAAAGTATTCCCCTCCTTTACACGGCCAAATCCCGCGAGCGCGTTGTCGCGGGATTAAGCTGGGACCCGCGCGGAAAAACGAGCATGATGGACCGCCTGAAAGGCGACAACCAGCAATATGATCTGGACATCACCTGCTTCGTTTTCGACGAATACAAGGAATATATCGATTTCGTCGGCGCCGAAGCGCAGGACTCCATGGACCAGAGCGGCGCCATTTACCACAGCGGCGACGACATGACCGGCGAAGGCGACGAAGAAGACGAATTCATCACCGTCGAACTGGCCGGCCTGCCGGACGATGCCCACCATATTGTTTTTCTTGTGGAAATCCGCAGCAATCACGTCTTTGGCGAAATTCCAAACCCTTTCGTCCGCATCGTCGATTCCATGACCCATGAAGAGCTGTTCAAGGCCAATATCGCCGAGGAAGACGGCAAGGATTCGGCCGCCTATATCTTCGCCCGCATCTACCGCGACAGGACCAGCAAAACCGGCTGGAGCCTGCATTATATCGGCGATTATCCCGATATTTCACAGATTGAGGACTGGGGAAAATATCTGACGCGGTATTTGGCTTGA
- a CDS encoding DUF4177 domain-containing protein, protein MSKIFEYKVIIYRESMLGSLFLGGSKVDPLKFSDFLNANGAEGWEVVTMEREIRRMLLFFSREAFLVVLKRERKNA, encoded by the coding sequence ATGAGCAAGATATTCGAATACAAGGTCATCATCTACCGCGAAAGCATGCTGGGGTCCCTGTTTCTGGGTGGGTCCAAAGTCGACCCGCTGAAATTTTCGGACTTCCTGAACGCCAATGGCGCGGAAGGGTGGGAAGTGGTGACAATGGAGCGCGAAATCCGCCGGATGCTCCTGTTCTTTAGCCGTGAAGCCTTTCTGGTCGTCCTCAAGCGGGAGAGAAAAAATGCATAA
- a CDS encoding M48 family metallopeptidase: MGKRVTPLRAGRGSRQGQAHGSADLRILAQERALRAYPFADISENLEVSISPRAKRMALRLNHRDRIVHLVVPKRASLRSAYDFAQDHQNWIQEKISKLPKIVPFQDGKTLPVFGRDRRIIVLYNKALRKTDIQLKKNEIIVITNKKDPAGRIRRFLMEQARKKISLLAQEKADRLDKKIAHLSVRDTVSRWGSCSEDGRLSFSWRLIFAPPEAMDYVVAHEVAHLVYMDHSRNFWAVCEELCDDYAQGKGWMHTNGHDLMRFGIES; this comes from the coding sequence ATGGGAAAAAGAGTTACTCCCTTGCGTGCCGGGCGCGGATCCCGTCAGGGGCAAGCGCATGGCAGCGCGGATTTAAGGATTTTAGCGCAGGAAAGAGCGCTGAGGGCGTATCCTTTTGCGGACATTTCCGAAAATCTGGAAGTCAGCATCAGTCCCCGCGCCAAGCGCATGGCCCTGCGGCTTAACCACCGGGACCGGATCGTTCATCTGGTTGTTCCCAAACGCGCCTCCTTGCGCTCGGCGTACGATTTCGCGCAGGACCACCAAAACTGGATTCAGGAAAAAATCAGCAAACTTCCCAAGATCGTCCCGTTTCAGGACGGCAAAACGCTGCCCGTTTTCGGGCGCGACAGGCGCATTATCGTTCTTTACAACAAAGCTTTAAGAAAAACGGATATCCAGTTGAAAAAGAATGAAATTATCGTCATTACGAACAAAAAAGACCCGGCCGGCCGTATCCGCCGCTTCCTGATGGAACAGGCCAGAAAAAAAATCTCGCTTCTGGCGCAGGAGAAAGCGGACAGGCTGGATAAAAAGATTGCGCATCTGAGCGTCCGCGATACGGTCAGCCGCTGGGGAAGCTGTTCAGAGGACGGCCGCCTGTCCTTCTCATGGCGCCTGATATTCGCGCCGCCAGAGGCTATGGATTATGTTGTTGCGCATGAAGTGGCGCATTTGGTCTATATGGACCACAGCCGCAACTTCTGGGCCGTTTGCGAAGAGCTTTGCGACGATTACGCCCAGGGCAAAGGCTGGATGCACACAAACGGCCATGACCTGATGCGCTTCGGGATCGAAAGCTGA
- the ruvX gene encoding Holliday junction resolvase RuvX, with protein MIIGNLKDIAAQRPKNSRLLGVDLGAKTIGLALSNESQTLATPLETIKRTKFARDMEALGRIVREFEVGGFVFGWPVHMDGSTGPACERVRSFIDEMQNYPQELGTKPGTELWIALWDERLSTASVDRFVESRVDIGKKSRRGAKASGLTDKLAAQVILQGALDYLVPST; from the coding sequence ATGATCATCGGAAATCTCAAGGATATAGCAGCGCAGCGGCCCAAAAATTCACGTCTTTTGGGCGTGGATCTGGGCGCGAAGACGATCGGGCTGGCGTTGAGCAACGAGAGCCAGACGCTCGCGACCCCGCTTGAGACGATCAAACGAACGAAATTCGCCAGGGATATGGAAGCGCTCGGCAGGATCGTGCGGGAATTCGAGGTCGGCGGTTTTGTCTTCGGATGGCCCGTCCATATGGACGGAAGCACCGGCCCTGCCTGTGAGCGCGTCCGTTCTTTTATCGATGAAATGCAAAATTATCCACAGGAGCTGGGGACAAAGCCGGGGACAGAGCTGTGGATCGCTTTATGGGATGAGCGTTTATCCACAGCTTCTGTGGACCGTTTTGTGGAAAGCCGTGTGGATATAGGCAAAAAATCCAGACGCGGCGCAAAAGCCTCCGGCCTTACCGATAAACTCGCCGCCCAGGTCATCCTGCAAGGAGCGCTGGATTATCTGGTCCCGTCAACATGA
- the gatC gene encoding Asp-tRNA(Asn)/Glu-tRNA(Gln) amidotransferase subunit GatC: MDIKTVKKVASLARLKMSEEELERYKPQLENILKFVEQLGEVDTDNVEPLANVVDIRLRLREDDVTDGGIAKDVLANAPEELEDFFAVPKVVE, translated from the coding sequence ATGGATATTAAAACCGTTAAGAAAGTGGCCTCTCTCGCCCGTCTCAAAATGAGCGAAGAAGAGCTGGAAAGATACAAACCCCAACTGGAAAACATCCTGAAATTTGTGGAGCAGCTGGGTGAAGTGGACACGGACAATGTCGAGCCGCTGGCCAATGTGGTGGATATCAGACTGCGCCTGCGCGAGGATGACGTGACGGACGGCGGTATTGCCAAGGACGTGCTGGCCAATGCGCCGGAAGAACTGGAAGACTTTTTTGCGGTACCGAAGGTGGTGGAGTGA